A section of the Aminiphilus circumscriptus DSM 16581 genome encodes:
- a CDS encoding ABC transporter substrate-binding protein, protein MILAITVLALLVASGAALSSASAEIRELDITYVKAPLNIPSIVQKRMELFEKEFGPQGITVGHPEITAGPKQTQAMAAGSVDFANCVGGTSVLIAASQGLDIRIIGIYGRSPKAFTLLVSDPGVKSLADLKGKKIAGPKGTVLHQLLAAALKKEGMAYDDVQHIEMGIPHGVAALFGGSVDGALAAGPSVADALSKGARILFDGEGLVDATTVVAVRGELLRTHPEIVRSFDKVRRASVAFMKADPEEAFCLTAEETGLSVEQVREMAPLYDFDPEIRPSDIEELKRTQDFLLEAGLITKTIDVESLIEVVKP, encoded by the coding sequence ATGATCCTTGCGATAACGGTCCTTGCGCTGCTCGTTGCATCCGGGGCGGCTCTTTCTTCGGCATCGGCGGAGATCCGGGAGCTCGACATCACCTACGTCAAGGCGCCTTTGAATATTCCCTCCATCGTGCAGAAGCGCATGGAGCTGTTCGAGAAGGAGTTCGGGCCCCAGGGGATCACCGTCGGGCATCCCGAGATCACGGCGGGGCCGAAGCAGACGCAGGCGATGGCGGCGGGTTCCGTGGACTTCGCCAACTGCGTCGGGGGGACGTCGGTGCTCATCGCGGCCTCTCAGGGGCTCGACATCAGAATCATCGGCATTTACGGACGCTCGCCGAAGGCGTTCACGCTGCTCGTCAGCGACCCGGGTGTGAAATCCCTCGCCGATCTGAAGGGCAAGAAGATCGCCGGTCCCAAGGGGACGGTGCTGCATCAGCTTCTGGCTGCGGCGCTCAAGAAAGAGGGAATGGCCTACGACGACGTGCAGCACATTGAAATGGGCATCCCCCACGGGGTCGCCGCCCTCTTCGGCGGCTCGGTGGACGGCGCGCTGGCCGCGGGGCCGTCTGTGGCGGATGCGTTGAGCAAGGGGGCACGCATCCTCTTTGACGGGGAAGGGCTTGTCGATGCCACCACCGTGGTCGCGGTGCGCGGGGAGCTGCTGCGCACGCATCCGGAGATTGTGCGCTCCTTCGACAAGGTCCGTCGTGCGAGCGTCGCGTTCATGAAGGCGGATCCCGAGGAGGCCTTCTGCCTCACCGCCGAGGAAACGGGGCTCTCCGTCGAGCAGGTGCGCGAGATGGCCCCCCTGTACGACTTTGATCCGGAGATTCGTCCCTCGGACATCGAGGAACTGAAGCGCACGCAGGATTTTCTGCTGGAAGCCGGGTTGATCACGAAGACAATCGACGTGGAATCGCTCATCGAGGTCGTGAAACCGTGA
- a CDS encoding ABC transporter ATP-binding protein has protein sequence MDALDIRNLRKEFLFDGGRFSALKGITLSIPAGMFAVFVGKSGCGKTTLLRLIAGLEEPTEGTVGVRGGGAPLRTGIVFQEPRLFPWLTVEENIAFSYRSMGKRPTEETLSALIESLGLTAFRRAHPNRISGGMAQRASLGRTLLYDPDIILMDEPFSALDYFTRAALRDDLLHLWQERRKTVLFVTHDVDEALCLGQRIHVMDRGEVVRIFDVEDDYPRDIASMSGLKREILDAIGNGTCCGAHHAKEKAAEV, from the coding sequence ATGGACGCCCTTGACATCCGGAATCTCCGAAAGGAATTTCTGTTCGACGGAGGCCGCTTTTCCGCGCTGAAGGGTATCACGCTCTCGATTCCCGCGGGGATGTTCGCCGTCTTCGTCGGAAAGAGCGGTTGCGGCAAGACGACGCTGCTGCGGCTCATCGCCGGGCTGGAAGAGCCCACGGAAGGAACGGTGGGTGTTCGCGGGGGCGGCGCACCGCTCAGGACGGGGATTGTCTTTCAGGAGCCGCGCCTTTTTCCGTGGCTGACGGTGGAGGAGAACATTGCCTTTTCGTACCGGAGTATGGGGAAAAGACCGACCGAGGAAACGCTCTCGGCCCTGATCGAGAGCCTCGGTCTGACCGCCTTCCGCCGTGCGCACCCGAATCGAATCTCCGGCGGCATGGCCCAGAGGGCTTCCCTCGGCAGAACGTTGCTCTATGATCCGGACATCATCCTGATGGATGAACCCTTCTCCGCACTGGATTACTTTACCCGTGCCGCGCTGAGGGACGATCTGCTGCATCTCTGGCAGGAGCGGCGGAAAACCGTCCTTTTCGTGACGCACGACGTGGACGAGGCGCTCTGTCTCGGACAGCGAATCCACGTGATGGACAGAGGGGAGGTGGTACGGATCTTCGATGTTGAGGACGACTATCCGCGGGACATTGCGTCGATGAGCGGACTGAAAAGGGAGATTCTCGACGCGATCGGCAACGGAACGTGTTGCGGAGCGCATCATGCGAAAGAAAAAGCAGCAGAAGTATAA